One Shewanella sp. MR-4 DNA window includes the following coding sequences:
- a CDS encoding transglycosylase SLT domain-containing protein — MCNPLTKMVLSSAIIIAGAFNASAAFALTSTQKTFLEAEKALKKQDYATYKPLRAKLGDYPLAIYLDHDIDIGKLNDLRGNDAKAMIDKYQTTPMYQRLRSKYLLNAGGQKRWNDFLSLAQDAPTDVRLQCYFYEAKLAKGETQTAYTAAQSLWVYGDSRPKECDPLFNAWTKAGKRTQDVIWARMLLSFDEGQTSLLSYLSQKITVHSAEAKRLVAVFKDPNSLRHTEKFKDKNPIVGDIVAAGLKRLARKDLDQAINLYTRYQKAKRFTPAQDQQLQKYLVRRVLIEQDDNFKDWADNLLPEMKSDDMFERRLRWAIREQDNTHIARYLDLLSPETLAKERWQYWLYRTNAKHAPESATKALAAVSNERNFYGFAASQLLNKPVSLNQSPEPVVDGTSQKLEDDLGFVRVLELMALDRYFDARYEWVALLKRSNNEMRARYGRYAHDQGWYDFGVEASIQGKLWDDIPLRFPMAHQSGFEHASKKHKVNIDEIRAISRRESAFFLYATSGVGARGLMQIMPATAKATAKKHGAKYRDPKDLYSAELNLNLGSAYYAQLLKEFNQNRVLATAAYNAGPSRVRRWLAESNGQLDAMSFVESIPFTETREYVQAVLSYRLIYEAQKQKPQPLFNEAELKFHY; from the coding sequence ATGTGCAACCCATTGACAAAGATGGTGTTATCCAGCGCAATTATCATCGCAGGGGCATTCAATGCCTCTGCGGCTTTCGCGTTAACTTCTACCCAGAAGACCTTTCTTGAGGCTGAAAAAGCCTTAAAGAAACAAGACTATGCCACCTACAAGCCCCTGCGTGCTAAGTTAGGCGATTATCCGCTGGCGATTTATCTCGACCATGATATCGACATTGGCAAGCTTAACGATTTACGCGGCAACGACGCTAAGGCCATGATAGATAAATATCAAACCACGCCTATGTATCAGCGCCTGCGTTCAAAATATTTATTAAATGCCGGCGGCCAAAAGCGTTGGAATGACTTTTTGAGCCTCGCTCAAGACGCGCCGACCGATGTCAGGCTACAGTGCTATTTTTATGAAGCCAAACTCGCCAAGGGCGAAACCCAAACCGCCTACACGGCGGCGCAGTCACTATGGGTCTATGGCGATTCCCGTCCTAAGGAATGCGATCCCCTCTTCAATGCCTGGACCAAGGCCGGTAAGCGCACTCAAGATGTGATTTGGGCGCGGATGTTACTGAGTTTCGATGAGGGCCAAACCAGTCTGCTGAGTTATTTATCGCAAAAAATCACCGTGCATAGCGCCGAGGCAAAACGCTTAGTGGCGGTATTTAAAGATCCCAATAGCCTGCGCCATACCGAAAAATTTAAGGATAAAAATCCTATTGTTGGCGATATCGTTGCCGCAGGCTTAAAACGCCTTGCCCGTAAGGATCTCGACCAAGCCATTAATTTATATACTCGGTATCAAAAAGCAAAACGCTTTACCCCAGCACAAGATCAACAGCTGCAAAAGTACTTGGTACGCCGCGTGTTGATTGAGCAGGATGATAACTTTAAAGACTGGGCCGATAACCTGCTGCCCGAGATGAAAAGCGATGATATGTTCGAGCGCCGCTTACGCTGGGCGATCCGCGAGCAGGACAACACCCATATCGCGCGCTACTTAGATTTATTATCGCCCGAAACCTTAGCCAAAGAACGCTGGCAATATTGGCTGTATCGCACCAACGCAAAACACGCCCCCGAAAGCGCCACCAAGGCGTTAGCGGCGGTCAGTAATGAGCGTAACTTTTACGGTTTTGCCGCGTCACAGTTATTGAATAAGCCCGTGTCCTTAAATCAAAGCCCAGAGCCTGTAGTGGATGGGACCAGTCAAAAACTCGAAGACGACTTAGGCTTTGTGCGCGTATTGGAACTGATGGCACTGGATCGTTACTTCGATGCCCGCTATGAATGGGTTGCCCTGCTAAAACGCAGCAATAATGAGATGCGCGCCCGCTATGGTCGTTATGCCCACGATCAAGGCTGGTATGACTTTGGCGTGGAGGCCAGTATCCAAGGCAAGCTCTGGGATGATATTCCCCTGCGCTTCCCGATGGCGCATCAATCTGGCTTTGAACATGCCAGTAAAAAGCACAAGGTTAATATCGATGAAATCCGCGCCATTAGCCGCCGCGAAAGTGCGTTTTTCCTTTATGCGACTTCAGGTGTGGGCGCCCGCGGATTAATGCAAATTATGCCCGCTACCGCCAAGGCTACGGCCAAAAAACACGGTGCCAAGTACCGCGATCCTAAGGATCTGTACAGCGCCGAACTTAACTTAAACTTAGGCAGCGCCTACTACGCGCAATTATTGAAAGAATTCAATCAAAACCGCGTATTAGCCACCGCCGCCTATAACGCAGGCCCCTCACGGGTTCGCCGCTGGTTAGCGGAGTCGAATGGTCAACTCGATGCTATGAGTTTTGTCGAGTCCATTCCCTTTACCGAGACCCGTGAATATGTGCAAGCCGTGTTAAGTTATCGCTTGATTTACGAGGCGCAAAAACAAAAGCCACAGCCGTTATTCAACGAGGCCGAGCTCAAGTTCCATTACTAA
- a CDS encoding EAL domain-containing protein, giving the protein MLNLSGLSLSCEYQPFVCPHTQRIHGYEALARFYLEQGQAIAPNLIFEQLHEASEQLAAVEFQAKAFQLKHAPQNQRLFVNVDPHAVDGAHTPKLLGLLSQHPQLTVEIIENTCVSDAELANRLFHQFKAANIQVALDDIGAPHSMLSIDLIMNVDYLKFDRYWLQLIDAPHGIALLGALIEFGKRSGKQCILEGIETEAQLQQARELNVDLVQGFLFKPWFIRPEQSEKLIC; this is encoded by the coding sequence ATGCTCAATCTCAGCGGTTTATCCTTAAGTTGCGAATACCAGCCCTTTGTCTGTCCCCACACTCAACGTATTCATGGCTATGAAGCACTCGCCCGTTTTTACCTCGAGCAGGGTCAAGCCATCGCCCCTAATCTAATCTTTGAGCAATTACACGAAGCCAGCGAACAACTGGCGGCAGTTGAGTTTCAGGCAAAAGCTTTTCAGCTCAAACACGCCCCACAGAACCAGCGTTTATTTGTGAATGTGGATCCCCACGCAGTAGATGGAGCGCATACCCCAAAGTTACTCGGCCTGCTATCGCAGCATCCGCAATTGACGGTGGAAATCATCGAAAATACTTGCGTTAGTGATGCCGAGCTCGCGAATCGCTTATTTCATCAATTTAAAGCGGCCAATATTCAAGTGGCACTCGATGATATCGGCGCGCCTCACTCCATGCTCTCCATCGATTTAATAATGAATGTGGATTACCTCAAATTTGACCGCTACTGGCTGCAATTAATCGACGCGCCCCATGGTATCGCCCTGCTCGGCGCCCTGATTGAATTTGGCAAACGCTCGGGCAAACAATGTATCCTCGAAGGCATAGAAACCGAAGCCCAGCTCCAGCAGGCTCGCGAGCTGAATGTCGATTTGGTACAGGGATTCCTATTCAAACCTTGGTTTATCCGCCCAGAGCAAAGCGAAAAGTTAATTTGTTAG
- a CDS encoding IS5-like element ISSod12 family transposase has translation MSKPRYKTTNWKQYNQALINRGSLTFWIDEDAIAKWKAKVEPPKKGRPQLFSDLAITTALMVKRIFSMPLRALQGFINSVFKLGDIPLSCPHYTCISKRAKTVNIAFKTKTRGAIEHLAIDSTGLKVYGEAEWKVKKHGTDGKRRVWRKLHIAVDTHSHEIIAAELSLSGVTDAEVMPNLLKQTHRKIRNISGDGAYDTKACHEAVRRKRALVLIPPREGAALWEQGHPRNLAVSWQQLHGSNKQWKKRYGYHRRSISETAMYRIKQLLGGTLSMRNYNAQVGEAYAMIRALNKLTGLGMPETHYIA, from the coding sequence GTGTCAAAGCCTCGCTATAAAACAACCAACTGGAAGCAATACAACCAAGCCTTAATCAACCGCGGTTCACTTACCTTCTGGATTGATGAGGATGCAATTGCTAAGTGGAAAGCCAAGGTCGAGCCGCCCAAGAAAGGTCGCCCTCAATTATTTAGCGACTTAGCCATTACCACTGCGTTGATGGTTAAGCGTATTTTCTCTATGCCACTGAGAGCCTTACAGGGCTTTATCAATTCGGTGTTTAAACTGGGTGACATCCCATTATCTTGCCCGCATTACACCTGTATCAGTAAACGCGCGAAAACGGTCAATATTGCTTTTAAAACCAAGACTCGCGGCGCCATTGAGCACTTAGCTATCGACTCGACAGGCTTGAAGGTCTATGGCGAAGCTGAGTGGAAAGTGAAGAAACACGGCACAGATGGAAAGCGCAGAGTGTGGCGTAAACTGCATATTGCCGTAGATACACATAGCCATGAAATTATTGCCGCAGAACTCAGTTTATCAGGTGTAACAGACGCTGAAGTGATGCCCAATTTACTTAAGCAAACCCATCGAAAAATCCGCAATATCTCGGGTGATGGTGCTTACGACACGAAAGCCTGTCACGAAGCCGTTCGTCGAAAACGCGCTTTAGTGCTCATTCCACCTAGGGAAGGTGCTGCGCTATGGGAACAAGGGCATCCACGAAACTTAGCCGTCAGTTGGCAACAGCTTCATGGCTCAAATAAGCAATGGAAAAAACGGTATGGTTATCATCGCCGCTCAATCTCAGAAACCGCAATGTACAGGATAAAACAACTGCTAGGAGGCACGTTGAGCATGCGAAATTATAACGCTCAGGTGGGAGAAGCTTACGCGATGATTAGGGCTTTGAACAAACTCACTGGGCTAGGTATGCCTGAAACCCACTATATAGCTTGA
- a CDS encoding IS3-like element ISShes2 family transposase (programmed frameshift): protein MTTSINSSRKRTQRDYTLAFKLGVVERVEKGEMTYKQAQAHFGIQGRSTVLVWLRKHGRLDWSKPFQHPLMPKSNETPAETIKRLERELAEEKLRNKILNGMVDIMDNEYGAGLRKKLLIRYVWQAKNNGEINLAAACRAAGMSRQGIYQAVARMESRRAELSVIKDWVQYWRKYMPRLGARKLYTLIKSRLVEHDIKLGRDGFFTYLRSEGLLVKPKKSYTKTTFSKHWMKKHPNLLKEEGLHDAGHVLVSDITYLESDQGVHYLSLVTDASSRKIVGHHVSKDMKAESVVKALKMAIKDKRYIGNAVHHSDRGLQYCSAVYQNALQASQIQPSMTDGYDCYQNALAERVNGILKQEFLLHRCRTFAELKILVRESIAIYNDMRPHLSLNMATPNQVHNRKGQLLELA, encoded by the exons ATGACAACATCAATTAACTCAAGCCGTAAGCGCACACAACGAGATTACACCTTAGCCTTTAAATTAGGCGTTGTAGAGCGTGTTGAAAAAGGCGAAATGACGTACAAACAAGCCCAAGCCCATTTTGGTATTCAAGGCCGTTCAACGGTACTCGTTTGGCTTAGAAAACATGGTAGACTCGATTGGTCGAAACCTTTTCAGCATCCCCTTATGCCTAAGTCAAATGAAACCCCTGCCGAAACTATCAAGCGCCTTGAACGTGAGTTAGCAGAAGAGAAACTGCGTAACAAAATCCTCAATGGCATGGTTGATATCATGGACAATGAATATGGAGCAGGCCTCAGAAAAAAGT TACTTATCCGGTACGTCTGGCAAGCAAAAAACAACGGAGAAATAAACCTCGCTGCCGCATGTCGTGCTGCGGGTATGTCGCGGCAAGGTATTTATCAGGCAGTTGCTCGAATGGAAAGTCGTAGAGCTGAGCTATCGGTCATCAAAGACTGGGTCCAGTACTGGCGTAAATATATGCCAAGGTTAGGGGCCCGTAAGCTCTACACGTTGATAAAATCCAGGCTGGTTGAGCACGATATTAAACTCGGGCGAGATGGGTTCTTTACCTATTTGAGAAGTGAAGGTTTACTGGTTAAACCGAAGAAAAGCTACACCAAAACCACGTTCAGCAAACACTGGATGAAGAAGCATCCTAATCTGCTGAAAGAGGAAGGACTGCATGATGCAGGGCATGTACTGGTCAGTGATATCACCTATCTTGAGTCAGACCAAGGTGTGCACTACCTGTCACTGGTCACCGATGCCAGTTCTCGTAAGATAGTCGGTCATCACGTGAGTAAAGACATGAAAGCCGAGAGTGTGGTGAAAGCGTTAAAAATGGCCATAAAAGATAAACGCTATATCGGCAACGCAGTGCATCACTCAGACAGAGGTTTACAATACTGCTCAGCAGTTTATCAGAATGCGCTTCAGGCGAGCCAAATCCAGCCGTCAATGACGGATGGTTATGATTGCTACCAAAATGCATTAGCAGAAAGAGTGAATGGCATTCTGAAGCAGGAGTTTTTACTGCACCGATGTAGGACATTTGCGGAGCTGAAGATACTTGTTAGAGAATCGATAGCAATATACAACGATATGAGACCGCATCTGAGTTTGAATATGGCAACCCCTAATCAGGTGCACAATAGAAAAGGCCAGCTACTGGAGCTGGCCTAA
- the ltrA gene encoding group II intron reverse transcriptase/maturase, producing MMVSHEISASLDSNPWQSIDWKAAESLVLKLQMRIAKATREGKQGKVKALQWVLTHSRSAKLLAVKRVSQNKGSNTPGIDGVIWNTDARRIAAVKQLKRKAYQAKPLKRIYIPKKNGKLRPLGIPCMIDRAQQALHLLALEPISETVADPNSYGFRPHRSTADAIAQCFLCLSQRYSSEWVLEGDIKACFDKIGHQWLIDNIALDKKMLRQWLECGFMDKGLFYRTDEGTPQGGIISPTLMLLTLSGLEQLLKATARRKGCNVNFIGYADDFVVTGSSKEVLVNEIKPLIARFLAERGLTLSEEKTHVTHINDGFDFLGFNLRKYKGKLLIKPSKSNALSFLGNMRTLIKTHGTTSTNDLIRLMNPKLRGWANYYRHVVAKQTFGYVSYKLFQTLWHWAVRRHPTKGKRWVAFKYFINRQGQWQFHGWNKVADMDCQFNLVQIAHTPIVRHVKIRSAATPYDPQFSEYFRKLRREKGSRNSWLEPVQTAL from the coding sequence ATGATGGTTTCTCATGAAATCAGTGCCTCCCTCGACAGCAACCCGTGGCAATCCATTGACTGGAAGGCCGCTGAGTCGCTTGTATTAAAGCTTCAGATGCGTATTGCAAAGGCAACAAGAGAAGGTAAACAAGGCAAGGTGAAAGCCCTGCAATGGGTATTGACTCACTCACGCTCCGCAAAACTCCTTGCGGTTAAGCGTGTTTCACAAAACAAAGGCAGTAATACACCTGGAATAGATGGCGTCATCTGGAACACAGATGCTCGCCGTATTGCAGCGGTTAAGCAACTGAAACGGAAAGCGTATCAAGCCAAACCTCTCAAGCGTATCTACATCCCCAAGAAAAATGGCAAACTCAGACCACTCGGTATCCCCTGCATGATAGATAGGGCGCAACAAGCGCTGCATTTACTTGCTTTAGAGCCGATATCAGAGACTGTCGCAGACCCAAATAGCTATGGCTTTCGGCCTCATCGAAGCACTGCTGATGCAATCGCTCAGTGCTTCCTATGTCTGAGCCAAAGGTATTCTAGCGAATGGGTTCTTGAGGGTGATATCAAAGCGTGTTTTGACAAGATTGGCCACCAATGGCTTATCGACAACATAGCGCTAGACAAGAAAATGCTAAGACAATGGCTGGAATGTGGCTTTATGGACAAAGGGTTATTCTACAGAACCGATGAGGGAACACCCCAAGGTGGGATCATCTCACCGACATTGATGTTACTCACCCTCTCAGGACTGGAACAACTCCTTAAAGCCACGGCCCGCCGTAAAGGCTGCAACGTTAACTTTATCGGATATGCAGACGATTTCGTCGTTACTGGATCTTCAAAGGAAGTGCTAGTAAACGAAATCAAACCGCTGATTGCACGCTTCTTAGCAGAAAGAGGACTAACGCTATCGGAAGAGAAAACCCATGTCACTCATATCAATGATGGATTTGATTTTCTAGGTTTTAATCTCAGGAAATACAAAGGGAAATTACTCATCAAACCGAGTAAATCCAATGCGCTGTCATTCTTAGGTAACATGCGAACACTCATCAAAACACACGGCACGACATCAACTAACGATCTCATCAGACTGATGAATCCGAAGTTGCGCGGCTGGGCGAACTATTATCGCCATGTTGTAGCTAAGCAAACTTTCGGCTATGTGAGTTACAAACTATTCCAGACACTATGGCACTGGGCAGTGAGACGTCATCCCACTAAAGGAAAGCGGTGGGTAGCGTTCAAATATTTCATAAACCGCCAAGGCCAATGGCAATTTCACGGTTGGAACAAAGTCGCTGATATGGACTGTCAGTTTAACCTTGTGCAAATCGCCCATACGCCGATAGTGCGACATGTGAAAATCAGAAGTGCGGCAACGCCTTATGACCCCCAATTTTCTGAGTATTTTAGAAAGCTAAGGCGGGAGAAAGGAAGTCGTAACTCTTGGTTGGAACCCGTCCAAACTGCGTTGTAA
- a CDS encoding M14 family metallocarboxypeptidase — protein sequence MANVSFYPIGTVGEKWGDAEKAAWFASTQIKRSYHDNVVTPLKAMESQLAEIGLSVVQYGALSIDSARYPLFAVRSATFDPNKKTVLVTGGVHGYETSGVHGALAFLANNAAHYANRVNLVVAVCVSPWGYETINRWNPKAIDPNRSFYANSPAEESAALMALVASVPQGFDVHVDLHETTDSDEDEFRPALAARDGKDFIPGTIPDGFYAVGDTENPQDAFQKAIIDGVSKVTHIAPADEKGEIIGSTVVQHGVINYPLKALGLCSSVTGCIYNTTTEVYPDSPSATPAECNLAQVAAITSAIDYVLALN from the coding sequence ATGGCGAATGTGAGTTTTTACCCAATCGGGACAGTCGGTGAAAAATGGGGCGATGCCGAAAAGGCCGCATGGTTTGCTAGTACGCAAATTAAGCGTTCTTACCATGACAATGTTGTTACGCCACTAAAAGCGATGGAGTCACAACTGGCCGAAATAGGGCTGAGTGTGGTGCAATATGGCGCCTTATCGATTGATTCTGCACGTTATCCCTTGTTTGCGGTTAGATCTGCTACGTTCGATCCGAACAAGAAAACCGTCTTAGTCACAGGTGGTGTACACGGCTACGAAACCAGCGGCGTGCATGGCGCCTTGGCTTTTTTGGCTAACAACGCGGCTCACTATGCAAACCGGGTAAACTTAGTGGTGGCAGTGTGTGTAAGCCCTTGGGGTTATGAGACTATTAATCGCTGGAACCCGAAAGCTATCGATCCAAACCGCTCGTTTTATGCCAATAGCCCAGCTGAAGAGTCGGCAGCATTGATGGCACTGGTGGCAAGTGTCCCACAAGGTTTTGATGTGCATGTGGATTTACATGAAACCACCGACTCGGATGAAGATGAATTTCGCCCAGCCTTGGCCGCGCGTGATGGCAAAGACTTTATTCCCGGCACCATTCCTGATGGTTTTTATGCCGTAGGCGATACCGAAAATCCACAGGATGCCTTCCAAAAGGCGATTATCGACGGGGTGAGTAAAGTCACTCACATCGCGCCCGCCGATGAAAAGGGCGAGATTATCGGTTCGACAGTGGTGCAACACGGGGTGATCAACTACCCATTGAAAGCGCTAGGTTTATGCAGCAGTGTGACGGGTTGTATTTATAACACCACCACGGAAGTGTATCCCGACAGCCCATCGGCCACGCCTGCAGAGTGCAACTTAGCCCAAGTCGCGGCAATCACTAGTGCCATCGACTATGTATTAGCGTTGAACTAA
- a CDS encoding GNAT family N-acetyltransferase has product MLIRAASTTDIEAISALITQLTQVYIAPTCTDVGAETLVNAMSIESVAHYFASGYQYHVAVNEAGELVGVVGVKDNSHLYHLFVADIAKGQGLSRQLWELAKAECLAKGNPGTFTVNSAVNALPVYQHFGFVAQSDIRERGGIRDIPMQLVL; this is encoded by the coding sequence ATGCTGATCAGAGCGGCGAGTACAACAGATATTGAGGCGATAAGCGCATTAATCACGCAGCTGACACAAGTTTATATCGCCCCCACGTGTACAGATGTTGGCGCTGAAACCTTAGTCAACGCCATGTCGATTGAGTCGGTGGCTCATTATTTTGCCTCAGGTTATCAATATCATGTCGCAGTGAATGAGGCTGGCGAACTCGTTGGTGTGGTGGGGGTGAAGGATAACAGTCATCTTTATCATCTATTTGTGGCGGATATTGCCAAGGGGCAAGGCCTGTCGCGTCAGTTGTGGGAGCTTGCCAAAGCTGAGTGTCTAGCCAAGGGGAATCCCGGCACTTTTACCGTTAACTCGGCGGTGAATGCGCTGCCTGTCTATCAGCACTTTGGCTTTGTTGCACAAAGTGATATTCGCGAGCGCGGTGGGATCCGCGATATTCCAATGCAACTCGTGCTTTGA
- a CDS encoding alpha/beta hydrolase family protein, translating into MKIAPLLLALGAAGLACSAHAADPKPFTVQQLVKLNKLHSAAVSHDGTKLVYGLKTVNDKGEASSDLYILDLTQADAKPMQITSAAGTEHDVSFANDDKSIYFLASRSGSSQLFQLPLTGGEAQQVSDLPLDIDGYKLSNDGKQIVLSMRVFPECKDLACSKDKFKAEEERKSTGREYKQLMVRHWDTWEDHARNHLFVGALNGEKLTKVVDITQGLDTETPPKPFSGMEEVSFTPDGKYVVYSAKAPSKDQAWTTNYDLWQVSVNGGKATNLTADNIAWDAQPIFSSDGRYMAYLAMTKPGFEADRYRIMLRDTSTGQSKEVAPLWDRSPSSLMFAPDNRTLYVTAQDIGQVSIFKVNTQFGDVQSVYSDGSNSLIAIADDQLIFDSKTLVEPGDLYRINTDGQGLKRLTEVNKDKLAEIKFGEFQQFSFKGWNNEDVYGYWIKPANYQEGKKYPIAYLVHGGPQGSFGNAFSGRWNAQLWAGAGYGVVMVDFHGSTGYGQAFTDSISQDWGGKPLEDLQKGLAAVSQQQKWLDPQNACALGGSYGGYMMNWIQGNWNDGFKCLVNHAGLFDMRSMYYVTEEVWFPEHEFGGTYSDNKALYEKFNPVNYVENWKTPMLVIHGEKDFRVPYGQGLASFSYMQRKGIPSELLIFPDENHWILKPENLEQWYANVFRWMDSWTKK; encoded by the coding sequence ATGAAAATAGCTCCTCTCCTATTGGCGCTTGGCGCGGCTGGTTTGGCCTGCTCAGCCCACGCGGCCGATCCTAAGCCTTTTACTGTGCAACAGCTGGTTAAACTCAACAAATTGCATTCAGCCGCGGTGTCCCACGACGGCACAAAATTGGTCTACGGCCTGAAAACCGTTAATGACAAGGGAGAGGCGAGCTCAGATTTATATATTCTCGATTTGACGCAAGCGGACGCGAAACCGATGCAGATCACTTCTGCAGCGGGTACTGAGCACGATGTCAGCTTCGCAAACGATGACAAATCGATTTATTTCCTCGCCAGCCGCAGTGGTTCAAGCCAACTGTTCCAACTGCCATTAACGGGCGGTGAAGCGCAGCAAGTTTCTGATCTGCCATTGGATATTGATGGTTACAAACTCTCTAACGATGGTAAGCAAATCGTGCTCAGCATGCGTGTTTTCCCCGAGTGTAAAGACTTAGCTTGTTCAAAAGACAAATTTAAGGCCGAAGAAGAGCGTAAATCGACGGGCCGTGAATACAAGCAGTTGATGGTGCGTCACTGGGATACCTGGGAAGATCATGCCCGTAACCACTTATTTGTGGGTGCCCTTAATGGCGAGAAGCTGACCAAAGTGGTGGACATCACCCAAGGTTTAGACACAGAAACCCCACCTAAGCCATTCTCAGGCATGGAAGAAGTGTCCTTCACTCCTGATGGCAAATATGTGGTGTACAGCGCCAAAGCGCCAAGCAAAGATCAAGCTTGGACGACAAACTACGATCTGTGGCAGGTGAGTGTAAACGGTGGAAAAGCCACTAACTTAACCGCCGATAACATCGCTTGGGACGCCCAGCCAATATTCTCAAGCGATGGTCGCTATATGGCGTACCTCGCGATGACTAAACCCGGCTTCGAAGCTGACCGTTACCGCATTATGCTGCGTGATACTAGCACTGGACAGTCGAAGGAAGTGGCACCGCTGTGGGACAGAAGCCCAAGCTCGCTGATGTTTGCACCAGACAACCGTACTCTGTATGTGACGGCTCAAGACATTGGTCAAGTGTCTATTTTCAAAGTGAATACTCAGTTTGGTGATGTGCAGTCTGTCTACAGCGACGGCAGCAATAGCCTGATTGCGATCGCCGACGATCAACTGATCTTCGACAGCAAAACCTTAGTTGAGCCGGGCGATCTGTACCGCATCAACACCGACGGCCAAGGCCTGAAACGTCTGACTGAAGTTAACAAAGACAAACTGGCCGAAATCAAATTCGGTGAATTCCAACAATTTAGCTTTAAGGGTTGGAACAACGAAGATGTTTACGGTTACTGGATCAAACCTGCCAACTACCAAGAAGGCAAAAAGTATCCGATTGCATATCTAGTCCACGGTGGTCCGCAGGGGTCATTTGGTAACGCCTTCAGTGGTCGTTGGAACGCCCAGTTATGGGCTGGCGCGGGTTATGGCGTTGTGATGGTGGACTTCCACGGTTCAACTGGTTACGGCCAAGCCTTTACCGATTCTATCAGCCAAGATTGGGGTGGTAAGCCATTAGAAGACTTACAAAAAGGTCTGGCAGCGGTGAGCCAACAACAAAAATGGCTCGATCCACAAAATGCCTGTGCATTGGGCGGCTCTTACGGCGGCTACATGATGAACTGGATCCAAGGCAACTGGAACGATGGCTTTAAGTGCCTCGTTAACCACGCGGGTCTGTTCGATATGCGCTCTATGTACTATGTGACCGAAGAAGTATGGTTCCCAGAGCATGAGTTTGGTGGCACTTACTCAGATAACAAAGCCTTATATGAGAAGTTTAACCCAGTAAACTATGTGGAAAACTGGAAAACGCCAATGTTGGTTATCCATGGCGAGAAGGACTTCCGTGTGCCTTATGGTCAAGGTTTAGCCTCATTTAGCTATATGCAACGCAAGGGAATTCCATCAGAGCTGCTGATTTTCCCTGATGAAAACCACTGGATCTTAAAGCCTGAAAACCTCGAACAATGGTACGCGAACGTGTTCCGTTGGATGGACAGCTGGACGAAAAAGTAA